From the genome of Photobacterium sp. TLY01:
TGTACAGTTGCCGGTGATGGACAGATTTATCCGTGTGTACAGTGATCTGGGGAAAGACAACCTTGCCAGTCTTGAATCCCTCTATCATCCGGATGTGGTGTTTGAAGACCCTGCTCATCTGGTGGAGGGCTGGCCAGCACTGGAAGCTTATTTCAGACGCCTGTTTACGAATGTCACCCAGTGTACCTTCACCATTGAAGAGAGTATGGGGGATACGCATCAGGGGTATGTGGTGTGGACCATGACATTTGCGCATCCGAAATTATCAAAAGGCGAGCCTCGCACTGTCAAAGGGTGCTCGCATCTGAGTTTTCAGGACAACCGTGTGATTCAACACAGGGACTATTTCGATCTGGGCGAAATGCTGTACGAAGCAATCCCGGTTCTCGGTCGTGTGGTGAAAATGATTAAGGCAGGTTTGTGATGATGTCGACAGTACTGATTACAGGCGCCAGCTCTGGTATTGGCGCTCAGCTGGCTAAAGATTACGCCGCAGAAGGCTGGCAGGTCATTGCATGCGGACGCTCGCTGGAGAAGCTGCAGCAACTGGCGGATACCAGCGAAAAAATCAGGCCGCTTGCGTTTGATGTGACTGACTTTCAGGCGACAAAGGATGCTTTGGGCGATGCCTCTGTACGGCCAAATCTGATCATATTGAATGCAGGCACCTGCGAATATATCGAGCAGGGCAAAGTGGATGTCGCGCTGTTCAGGCGCGTCTTCGATGTCAATTTCTTCGGCGTACTCAATTGCATCGAGGCTTTGCAGCCAATCTTTACGGAAACGACTCATCTCGCCATTGTCGGGTCAACGGCCAGCTATGTGCCCTTACCCCGGGCCGAGGCCTACGGTGCCTCAAAAGCTGCCCTGAGTTATCTGGTCAACACGCTGAAAATGGATCTTTCCCGTGACGGTGTCACTTTAACCTTGGTGTCACCCGGGTTTGTCAAAACCCCATTGACCGACAAAAACGATTTTGCGATGCCAATGCGGGTTACTGCGGACTATGCGTCCAAGAAAATCCGCAAAGGGATCGCCAAGCGTCAATCCGAAGTGCACTTCCCGCCGCTGTTCAGCGGGTATCTCAAATTACTGTCGCTGTTCCCAATGCCGTTACAGCTGGCAATCGTAAAAAAAATGACAGGGAAAACAAAATGAAAATTGCGATTATCGGTACTGGCATAGCAGGACTGACCTGCGCCTGGAAACTGCACGAGCAGCATGACATCACTGTGTTTGAGGCCAATGAATATATCGGCGGTCATACCGCTACGGTGGATATTGAAACTGCCAGCGGCCGTTATGCCATTGATACCGGTTTTATTGTCTTTAACAACAGAACCTACCCGCAGTTCGAAGCCTTGCTCAAAGAAATAGGCATTGGCCGCCAGCCGACTGAGATGAGCTTCAGTGTGCAGAACGATGCGATCGGGCTGGAATACAACGGTCATGATGCGCTGTCGATGTTTGCCCAGCGCCGTAACTTCTTTCGTCCTGACTTTTACCGCTTTATCCGTGACATTCTGAGATTCAACAAGCTGGCAAGGGAAGCGGATCTGGAAGCACTGGCATCAATGACGCTAGGGGAGTTTCTTTCATCTCATAAGTTCAGTGAATATTTCTGTCAGAACTACATCTTGCCTATGGGGGCTGCTATCTGGTCATCGACTTTGTCAGATATGCGGGCGTTTCCGTTGCCTTTCTTCGTGCGCTTTTTCCGCCACCATGGCTTGCTCGAAGTCACCAATCGTCCGCAATGGTATGTGGTGCCGGGCGGTTCGAGAGAATACGTCCGCAGCCTGACCCGTGACTTTGCTGACAGGATTCACCTGAATGAACCGGTCCTGAGCGTACAGCGTTCAGGCCCGAAGGCAGAAATCACGACCGCGCGCAGACAACAGTATTTTGATCAGGTGATTTTTGCCTGCCACAGCGATCAGGCGCTTCGCATGCTGGTGGATCCGACGGTCAATGAAACTCAGGTCTTAGGTGCAATTCCTTACCAGCAAAATGAGGTAGTGTTACACACTGATCGCAACATGCTGCCCAAAGCCAAGCGTGCCTGGGCGGCCTGGAATTACCACCTGCCGGATCATGCCAGTCGTGAGCGGCAACTGGCCAGCGTGACTTACAACATGAACATTCTGCAGGGGATCGACTCACCGGAGACCTTTTGCGTCACGCTCAACCGCACTGACGATATCGATCCGCAAACGATCCTCCGCCGTTTCAGCTACGCGCATCCTGTGTTTAATACCCAGTCCATCGCCGCACAGGGGCAGCGTGCCTTGATCAACGGCAAGCAAGGGTGCTGGTTCTGTGGCGCTTACTGGTACAACGGGTTTCACGAAGACGGTGTGCGCAGTGCGCTGGATGTTGTGAATGCCATTGAGGGAATCGACAGCGACAAGCGCCAGACGAGATTGGAATTAGTCTCATGACACGGCCTAGTTTACAGAGCGGCCTGTGTGTCGGGCAGGTCAGGCACCGTCGCTATACCCCGGTGAAGCACGCGTTCAGCTATCCCATGTTTATGCCTTTGATTGATCTTGATGAAGTGGCATTACTGGCTGAACAGGTCGTTGGATTTGGCTGTCGCTGGTATCACCCTGCGAGGTGGCGGCGTCAGGATTATCTGAGGGCTGAAGGAGAGGGCCCGTTAAAACTCAGGGTGCAGGACAAGTTGTTTGAACTGACCGGTGAGCGGCTCACTGGCAAAGTGAAGCAACTGTGTCAGTTACGCTATTTCGGGCTCTATTTCAGCCCGCTGAATCTTTATTACTGTTTCGATGAACAGGGTGAG
Proteins encoded in this window:
- a CDS encoding SDR family NAD(P)-dependent oxidoreductase; translation: MSTVLITGASSGIGAQLAKDYAAEGWQVIACGRSLEKLQQLADTSEKIRPLAFDVTDFQATKDALGDASVRPNLIILNAGTCEYIEQGKVDVALFRRVFDVNFFGVLNCIEALQPIFTETTHLAIVGSTASYVPLPRAEAYGASKAALSYLVNTLKMDLSRDGVTLTLVSPGFVKTPLTDKNDFAMPMRVTADYASKKIRKGIAKRQSEVHFPPLFSGYLKLLSLFPMPLQLAIVKKMTGKTK
- a CDS encoding nuclear transport factor 2 family protein, yielding MDRFIRVYSDLGKDNLASLESLYHPDVVFEDPAHLVEGWPALEAYFRRLFTNVTQCTFTIEESMGDTHQGYVVWTMTFAHPKLSKGEPRTVKGCSHLSFQDNRVIQHRDYFDLGEMLYEAIPVLGRVVKMIKAGL
- a CDS encoding NAD(P)/FAD-dependent oxidoreductase, which gives rise to MKIAIIGTGIAGLTCAWKLHEQHDITVFEANEYIGGHTATVDIETASGRYAIDTGFIVFNNRTYPQFEALLKEIGIGRQPTEMSFSVQNDAIGLEYNGHDALSMFAQRRNFFRPDFYRFIRDILRFNKLAREADLEALASMTLGEFLSSHKFSEYFCQNYILPMGAAIWSSTLSDMRAFPLPFFVRFFRHHGLLEVTNRPQWYVVPGGSREYVRSLTRDFADRIHLNEPVLSVQRSGPKAEITTARRQQYFDQVIFACHSDQALRMLVDPTVNETQVLGAIPYQQNEVVLHTDRNMLPKAKRAWAAWNYHLPDHASRERQLASVTYNMNILQGIDSPETFCVTLNRTDDIDPQTILRRFSYAHPVFNTQSIAAQGQRALINGKQGCWFCGAYWYNGFHEDGVRSALDVVNAIEGIDSDKRQTRLELVS